A part of Myxococcus landrumus genomic DNA contains:
- a CDS encoding TetR/AcrR family transcriptional regulator produces MRKTARGSSRSGTRKQPSQTRSKALVDALIQTTARVLLRDGWQALTTNRIARDAGVSVGSLYQYFPNKEALLLALVERLADEMTARLMEVGAALRDASVAEGIVTIVRAALDVSRRDAPLYRAVLVELPRQGALELFERVNRRLADALTEWLVDRRDELDVVDPSLTAHVLVTSLDALTDHALLFHPELLESPRFERELHALVSGYLGVRRPARARRSVNGRSRP; encoded by the coding sequence ATGCGCAAGACAGCTCGTGGTTCCAGTCGGTCCGGCACTCGAAAGCAGCCCTCGCAGACCCGCAGCAAGGCACTGGTCGATGCGCTGATTCAGACGACAGCTCGCGTTTTGCTCCGCGATGGCTGGCAGGCGCTGACCACCAACCGGATTGCTCGTGACGCGGGGGTGAGTGTGGGCAGCCTGTACCAGTACTTCCCGAACAAGGAGGCGCTGCTGCTCGCGCTCGTTGAGCGCCTCGCCGACGAGATGACGGCGCGGCTGATGGAAGTGGGGGCGGCGCTTCGCGATGCGTCGGTCGCTGAGGGAATCGTGACGATTGTGCGCGCCGCTCTCGACGTCTCTCGTCGCGATGCCCCGCTCTATCGGGCGGTGCTCGTCGAGCTGCCTCGGCAGGGGGCGCTGGAGCTCTTCGAGCGGGTCAACCGACGGCTCGCTGACGCGCTGACGGAATGGCTGGTGGATCGGCGTGATGAGCTCGATGTCGTCGACCCGTCACTGACGGCACACGTCCTGGTGACCTCGCTCGATGCACTCACGGACCACGCGCTCCTCTTCCATCCGGAGCTGCTCGAGAGTCCGCGCTTCGAGCGGGAGCTCCACGCGCTGGTCTCTGGCTATCTCGGCGTGCGTCGTCCGGCCAGGGCGCGACGCTCCGTGAACGGGAGGTCGAGGCCGTGA
- a CDS encoding DUF418 domain-containing protein, with product MSQRARLATLDVLRGFCLLGILVMNIQSFAMPVAAYLNPTVFGALDGLDGVTWVVGRLLFDCKFLNLFAMLFGASLVLGGDDTRPRRRLAWLVVFGLLHAYGVWYGDILFTYGVVGMLVVGARTWTPKRQLRLGLVLISVGPMLTLATALAFDHLPHSILDEFLKYLDGRTVEGELAAFRGDWLTQLPVRATIAFSGQTTSLLYETGWRAAGFMLLGMAGLQRGLFAGTALSSRVALLLWGLGLTVTGAGIAVQWAWEFSPRAWLFAQVLHEAGAVPLAIAIGHTVVSLAQRFAKATPTRAIAALGGVAFTAYLMQSILGTLVFGGHGLGAFGTWSRSTLLLAACGFWLVQVLLASLWSRHFGRGPLEALWRGLVRRDFSLRPRTVHAEEPSP from the coding sequence ATGAGCCAACGCGCCCGCCTCGCCACACTCGATGTCTTGAGGGGCTTCTGCCTGCTCGGCATCCTCGTGATGAACATCCAATCCTTCGCGATGCCGGTCGCGGCCTACCTGAATCCCACCGTGTTCGGCGCGCTCGATGGCCTCGACGGCGTCACATGGGTCGTCGGCCGACTCCTCTTCGACTGCAAGTTCCTCAACCTGTTCGCCATGCTCTTCGGCGCGTCCCTCGTCCTCGGGGGCGACGACACGCGTCCACGCCGCCGCCTCGCGTGGCTCGTGGTCTTCGGGTTGCTGCATGCGTATGGCGTCTGGTACGGCGACATCCTGTTCACCTACGGCGTCGTCGGCATGCTGGTCGTCGGCGCGCGGACCTGGACTCCCAAGCGCCAGCTGCGCCTGGGCCTCGTGCTCATCTCCGTCGGGCCAATGCTCACGCTGGCGACCGCCCTCGCGTTCGACCACCTCCCCCACTCCATTCTCGACGAGTTCCTCAAGTACCTCGATGGACGCACGGTCGAGGGAGAGCTCGCGGCCTTCCGGGGCGACTGGCTGACCCAGCTCCCCGTCCGGGCAACGATTGCCTTCTCGGGCCAGACCACCTCGCTCCTCTACGAGACAGGCTGGAGGGCCGCGGGGTTCATGCTGCTCGGCATGGCGGGCCTTCAACGTGGCCTGTTCGCGGGAACCGCCCTGTCTTCACGGGTCGCACTGCTCCTCTGGGGGCTTGGCCTCACGGTGACCGGGGCGGGCATCGCCGTGCAGTGGGCCTGGGAGTTCTCACCCCGTGCCTGGCTGTTCGCCCAGGTGCTGCATGAAGCAGGCGCGGTGCCCCTGGCCATCGCCATCGGGCACACCGTGGTGAGCCTGGCGCAGCGCTTCGCGAAGGCCACGCCCACGCGCGCCATCGCGGCCCTCGGCGGTGTCGCGTTCACCGCCTACCTGATGCAGTCCATCCTCGGAACGCTGGTCTTCGGAGGACACGGCCTCGGTGCCTTCGGGACGTGGAGCCGCTCGACGCTCCTGCTCGCCGCGTGCGGCTTCTGGCTGGTGCAGGTCCTGCTCGCCAGCCTGTGGTCGAGACACTTCGGACGAGGGCCGCTCGAGGCACTCTGGAGAGGGCTCGTGCGCAGGGACTTCTCGCTGCGCCCGCGCACCGTCCACGCCGAGGAGCCCAGCCCATGA
- a CDS encoding alpha/beta hydrolase, producing MTRSTLPPDFDPQLAPLLSPLEGYVPLKMTLEQLEHFRRLSHVTRDSLIGDAEVSCVDYTIPGYQGADIVVSVVARKDHVVPGPAVYLIHGGGMVMGTRFAGARPLVDWALRHDAVCVTVEYRLAPEHPAPTLVEDCYAGLTWMAAHAEMLRFDPNQLVIFGGSGGGGLAAGTTLLARDRQGPRLLGQLLQCPMLDDRNETGSAHRYEGVGVWDRTSNLTAWRAVLGDRCGGPEVSPYSAPARASDLSRLPPTFIDVGGAETFRDEAVAYAAGILAAGGECELHVWGGAFHGFYDIAPQSELARACLAARDSWLARMFARGAMGPRVP from the coding sequence ATGACTCGCTCGACCTTGCCCCCGGACTTTGATCCGCAACTGGCGCCTTTGCTCTCTCCGTTGGAGGGCTATGTCCCCTTGAAGATGACGTTGGAGCAGCTCGAGCACTTCCGCCGGCTGAGCCACGTGACGCGGGACAGCCTGATAGGGGACGCGGAGGTCAGCTGCGTTGACTACACCATCCCCGGGTATCAGGGCGCCGACATCGTGGTCTCGGTGGTGGCTCGCAAGGACCACGTGGTTCCCGGGCCCGCCGTCTATCTCATCCATGGGGGCGGCATGGTGATGGGGACCCGCTTCGCCGGGGCGAGGCCGCTGGTGGACTGGGCGCTGCGTCATGACGCGGTCTGCGTGACGGTCGAGTACCGCCTGGCTCCCGAGCATCCCGCGCCGACCCTGGTGGAGGACTGCTACGCCGGGCTGACGTGGATGGCGGCGCACGCGGAGATGCTGCGGTTTGACCCAAACCAGTTGGTCATCTTCGGTGGGAGTGGGGGTGGTGGGCTCGCGGCGGGGACCACGTTGCTGGCTCGCGACAGGCAGGGGCCTCGGCTGTTGGGGCAGCTCCTGCAGTGCCCGATGCTGGATGACCGGAACGAGACGGGCTCGGCGCATCGGTACGAGGGGGTTGGCGTGTGGGACCGGACCAGCAACCTGACGGCCTGGCGGGCCGTGCTGGGAGACCGGTGCGGTGGTCCTGAGGTGTCTCCCTATTCCGCGCCCGCGCGTGCCTCAGACTTGAGCCGGCTGCCTCCGACCTTCATCGACGTGGGGGGCGCGGAGACGTTTCGGGATGAAGCCGTCGCCTACGCGGCCGGAATCCTGGCGGCGGGAGGGGAGTGTGAGCTGCACGTCTGGGGCGGAGCCTTCCATGGCTTCTATGACATCGCGCCCCAGTCAGAGCTGGCTCGCGCGTGCCTCGCGGCGCGGGATTCGTGGCTCGCGCGGATGTTCGCCCGGGGCGCGATGGGGCCGCGCGTGCCGTGA